The region ACTGCATCCCTGTCAATCATAATCGCATACTCTATTAGATGAGCATACTCTCAACAAAAGGTGTAATGGCCCAAATAAAAATAAATATGAACAATCTTTAATTGTATAATTCGAATCGGGCGCATCACCGCCCGACAGCCATTATTCCATAGTATTCTCAGCGTTATTATTAACCGGTGCCCTTTGTTCTGTGAATTGGTTATCACGGGTATTCTTCTGCACGGCTACTGCACCAAATAACGCCATGAAGAATGACACACCGTAAAACCCTTTTTCGCTAGGCATCAGTGTTGCATTCACCAATCCGATGACCAGCAGCGCAACTGAAAGACCAAATGCCAACAGGCACACTCCGTGATAAAGGCGAGTTGTGGGAATATTTTCCTGGCGATCGCGAACCGTTTTTTGCAATGAAACCGCAGCAAACAGCGCTAGAATCAGCACAGAAAAGTAGTAGCCTTTTTCATTTAGCTCCATCCCTGCCTGCCACAAACCGGCCAAATAAACCACACTGCCGCCGATCATGGCAATCCAGGAAATTGCGACAAATGCGGGTGAAACAGGGATATTCTGCGTTTTCATAGTATTTCCTTTAGGTTATTGAAAATAATTTAAAATGTTAAAAAGAGCTGCCGCCGGAATAAATACAGACCAATGCACCAGGGCATTGCGCACTGCGTATATTCTTCAAAAAGCCGTGGACTAAAAACTGTAAAAAATATTCGACTTGAATAGGCGATTGATATTGCATGGGAGAATGCCTGGCAATATGCAGGCGGCATTCAGTGCATAAAAAAATATATGTCATACGGTTGCACTAATGATTAGGTAAAGCAGGCTATTTTGCTATCGCATTTGGGCGGATACGGATAGTGTCGGTAATCTGCTGCCAGATACTTACAGCTTCGGCCTCTGTAAGACGTCCCTCGCCCTCAAGCCCCTGCTGCAGGAACGTCAGAGATAACATTGGATGCTTGGGAGATGCCGTTTTTTCATTGAAATTAATGACAAATCGCAGGGCTTTTTCACCGTAGGTGTCACTAAGTAATCCTTTTGCCAGCCACTGTTCTGCATACAATCCATTGATGTTACAGCGTCCACTGGCGATGGTATTGCCTTCGGCTCGCTTGATGTTGCGCTCCATCATGGCACTTCTCTCCAGCAGAGAATCATCAGATGCAATGTAGTTATCGCTATCAAAATCAAAATCTAATGCGGGAAATTCTGGTGATTTGTAAAGGAAACCATAGCGCTCTTTTTGCTTGCTATCACCATCCTTAATAAACAATTCTGGCAGGCAAAAACCGGGGATGTTGGGTATGTCATTTTCTTTCCTGCCGGAAATGCGCTTTAGCAGCTTAGTCAGCTCAATCAGTTTTTGCGGAACGGTATTACCGTAGATTTCGGGGGTCTGTTTTCGCTCTTCATCATAGCGTGACGATAATCCATTATCGGCTTCCATGGTTATTTCTACTGCAACACCATTGGTATAAAGGTGCGCCTCAAGGATACGTGAAGCATCAGGAATCTGGGTGCTTTCATTTCGTTCAAATATAACGCCCTGTATGCCATCAGGTAAAGAATGGATAGCCTTCAAAAATGGCATATCCTGTGGGCGTAATGTTTTTGTGGCAGATAATTCAATTTCTCTCAAACGAATCTTCTGTTTAAAAGCCGGAGGATAGATGCGTTTATAATTCAGCGGTGATTTGTTAACATACGCAATAACCTGATCTGATGAAGTGGCGAATGTATCGGGTAGGTCTATGAGATAACGTCCAAGACATCGGGTGGTCATTCCCTGTAAAAAGTGCGTCACGTTATTGTGCTCCTCAGTGGTCAGACTTACTCTCGGCGGCATCCATCTGTAGCCATACCAGCCGGCAAAACTGGTGGCCAGCAGCACCAGCGTTATGATTAGTTTTTTTATGCTCATTCATACCTCTGCGCGGTCTGCTCTATCTGCTGAACGATTTTCACCAGCGCCCTCAAGGTAAACTTCTGCGCCTGTCTGTTCTGGAAGGCTGGCTCATGTGAAACGGAAACCTGAAAACGCGCCTGCAAATGATGTTCAGCAATACGCCCAGATCGTACCGGAACCGTCCCGTCCCCAGCCTCTTCTGCTGGCAAAAGCTGATAAGTCTGATGAATGCCCTTTGCCCAGCCGCTACCTAAGAGGGGGGAAGAAACGGTTCGTTTCTCATACATCTCCGTTTTATCAAGCGCGCGAGCTGCAAGCCCGTCACGCTGACGGTTGCGATTCAGCCACGCTTCTGCACGAGGAGTATTTGCGCGCCAGCAGACGTCGCCGTAGGCCCGGTACGTCATATCTGCACTGTAGAATGCCCAACTATTTGGATGATACTTTCCGCAGAGATCCTCGATAAAAGGCTTAACTTCTCGTTGAATTGTTTTTGAGAATGATTGCCAGTCTTTATCCCTGTCTGCCGGGTCAGTGCTTTTGCCAGGGTTTATAAACTGATCCTCACATAGCCCCCACCATCTATCCCGCTGCAGATATATTTCGCTGTAAGGGTCGGCTACCGGTAACGCATGGGTGGTTTTGTCATCCCTAATCTTCAGCCAGCGCTGCCCGTAAGCTTTTCCCGGCAACAGTTGAAGAGGGCCGGGAGACTG is a window of Pantoea rwandensis DNA encoding:
- the yiaA gene encoding inner membrane protein YiaA, giving the protein MKTQNIPVSPAFVAISWIAMIGGSVVYLAGLWQAGMELNEKGYYFSVLILALFAAVSLQKTVRDRQENIPTTRLYHGVCLLAFGLSVALLVIGLVNATLMPSEKGFYGVSFFMALFGAVAVQKNTRDNQFTEQRAPVNNNAENTME
- a CDS encoding T6SS immunity protein Tli4 family protein encodes the protein MSIKKLIITLVLLATSFAGWYGYRWMPPRVSLTTEEHNNVTHFLQGMTTRCLGRYLIDLPDTFATSSDQVIAYVNKSPLNYKRIYPPAFKQKIRLREIELSATKTLRPQDMPFLKAIHSLPDGIQGVIFERNESTQIPDASRILEAHLYTNGVAVEITMEADNGLSSRYDEERKQTPEIYGNTVPQKLIELTKLLKRISGRKENDIPNIPGFCLPELFIKDGDSKQKERYGFLYKSPEFPALDFDFDSDNYIASDDSLLERSAMMERNIKRAEGNTIASGRCNINGLYAEQWLAKGLLSDTYGEKALRFVINFNEKTASPKHPMLSLTFLQQGLEGEGRLTEAEAVSIWQQITDTIRIRPNAIAK